A stretch of Microbacterium sp. LWH3-1.2 DNA encodes these proteins:
- a CDS encoding primosomal protein — MSEQESRDDRRAPRERSSGKPSSSGADRKPYAKRDGDRKPYPTREGDRPYAKRDGDHKPYAKRDGDRPPYAKRDGDRPPYAKRDGDRPPYAKRDGDRPPYAKRDGDRPYAKRDGDHKPYAKRDGDRPPYAKRDGDRPPYAKRDGDRPPYAKRDGDRPYAKRDGDRPYAKRDGDHKPYAKRDGDRPYAKRDGDHKPYAKRDGDRQYAKRDGDHKPYAKRDGDRPYAKRDGDRPYAKRDGDRPYAKRDGDRPYAKRDGDHKPYAKRDGDRPPYAKRDGDHKPSDRSARPTRGGANRPDRAVREGEIRAVRARHDDPVIPEDVTGRDLPPAARNELKTLSKENAEEVARHLVMASELIDEDPELAHQHALSASRRAGRIAVVRETLAITAYATGDFALALRELRTYRRISGRDDQIALMVDSERGVGRADRALEVGRAVDRSTLETPVRVELAIAMSGARLDLGDPERALQELDIPELDPDRAFDWSPALFAARAAVLEELGRTDEAAQWQRRAVVAAEAIDAASGLDDLETVFVEEVFEMDLDDEEDAEGPLDEADAPEDLDEPEPATTAPEEISVADEVSEILAEAGVDEPGDDEAAH; from the coding sequence ATGTCAGAGCAGGAGTCGCGCGACGATCGACGCGCGCCACGCGAACGATCCAGCGGAAAGCCCTCGTCGTCCGGTGCCGACCGGAAGCCGTACGCCAAGCGCGACGGCGATCGCAAGCCGTATCCCACGCGCGAGGGTGACCGTCCCTACGCGAAGCGCGATGGCGACCACAAGCCGTATGCGAAGCGCGATGGCGACCGCCCGCCGTATGCGAAGCGCGATGGCGACCGCCCGCCGTATGCGAAGCGCGATGGCGACCGCCCGCCGTATGCGAAGCGCGATGGCGACCGCCCGCCGTATGCGAAGCGCGATGGCGACCGCCCTTACGCGAAGCGCGATGGCGACCACAAGCCGTATGCGAAGCGCGATGGCGACCGCCCGCCGTATGCGAAGCGCGATGGCGACCGCCCGCCGTATGCGAAGCGCGATGGCGACCGCCCGCCGTATGCGAAGCGCGATGGCGACCGCCCTTATGCGAAGCGCGACGGCGACCGCCCTTACGCGAAGCGCGATGGCGACCACAAGCCGTACGCGAAGCGCGACGGCGACCGCCCTTACGCGAAGCGCGATGGCGACCACAAGCCGTACGCGAAGCGCGACGGCGACCGCCAGTATGCGAAGCGCGACGGCGACCACAAGCCGTATGCGAAGCGCGATGGCGACCGCCCGTATGCGAAGCGCGACGGCGACCGCCCGTATGCGAAGCGCGACGGCGACCGCCCGTATGCGAAGCGCGACGGCGACCGCCCGTATGCGAAGCGCGATGGCGACCACAAGCCGTATGCGAAGCGCGATGGCGACCGCCCGCCGTATGCGAAGCGCGATGGCGACCACAAGCCGTCGGACCGCTCTGCACGTCCGACGCGTGGGGGTGCGAACCGCCCCGACCGCGCGGTCCGCGAGGGCGAGATCCGTGCGGTCCGTGCTCGGCACGACGACCCGGTCATCCCCGAGGATGTCACCGGACGCGATCTGCCGCCGGCTGCGCGCAACGAGCTGAAGACCCTGAGCAAGGAGAACGCCGAGGAGGTCGCGCGTCACCTCGTGATGGCGTCCGAGCTGATCGACGAGGACCCAGAGCTGGCGCACCAGCACGCACTTTCGGCGTCCCGCCGTGCCGGGCGTATCGCCGTCGTGCGCGAGACGCTTGCGATCACCGCGTACGCGACAGGTGACTTCGCGCTCGCGTTGCGGGAACTGCGCACCTACCGGCGCATCTCGGGGCGCGACGACCAGATCGCGCTGATGGTCGACAGCGAACGCGGTGTCGGGCGAGCCGATCGGGCGCTCGAAGTCGGCCGTGCCGTCGACCGCTCCACGCTCGAGACGCCCGTGCGCGTCGAACTGGCGATCGCGATGTCGGGTGCCCGTCTCGATCTCGGCGACCCGGAGCGCGCGCTCCAGGAGCTCGACATCCCCGAGCTCGATCCCGATCGTGCGTTCGACTGGAGCCCGGCGCTGTTCGCCGCCCGTGCCGCCGTGCTCGAGGAGCTCGGTCGCACGGACGAAGCCGCGCAGTGGCAGCGTCGCGCGGTGGTCGCCGCCGAGGCGATCGACGCGGCCTCCGGTCTTGACGATCTCGAGACGGTCTTCGTCGAGGAGGTCTTCGAGATGGACCTCGATGACGAAGAGGACGCGGAGGGCCCCCTCGACGAGGCGGACGCACCCGAGGACCTCGACGAGCCGGAGCCTGCCACAACCGCGCCGGAGGAGATCTCCGTCGCCGACGAGGTCTCCGAGATCCTCGCGGAGGCGGGAGTCGACGAGCCCGGCGATGACGAGGCC